CACGATAAAAGCAAAAACCACTGAGCTGGCCACTCATGCCAAAGAGCAGACCAATGGCCAAGCTGACCCACAGTACAAGTTCTGTATTCATCATGTGCGCTGGAGAGGGAACGGGATTGAAACCACTTAGCCTTGGGTGCCCCAGATGTCGCGACTGATTGCGGCATACCAGGCCTCGCCATACTGGGCTTCCTGCTTGCGAAAGGCCGGGCTGGCTTCTTTGGGGCTGACCCCGCCGGAGGCTTCGGCCAACTTGTCATCGGCAAAGGCGTACAAATGCCCCACGGAAATGCCATAGTCAGGAGCGATCAAACTGTAGCAGGTATTGCTCAGGGTCGCCTGTGGCACGGGCTTGCCGTTCAAGGCATTGATGATGGCAGCCGCTGCCAGCTTGGCTTGTGTGTTGGCCGAGAAGCCGGACTTGGGCATGGGCGAGGCAATGGTGGCATCGCCCACCACATAGATGTCTTTGACCTGCTCGGATTCGAAGGTATGCGGGTCAATGGGCACCCAGCCGCTGGCGTTGGTGACACCGGCCTGTTCGGCAATGGTTCCCGCTTTTTGAGGCGGAATCACGTTGAGCACATCGGCCTTGTGGATTTCGCCAAACTCGGTTTCCACGCTGAGCTTGGCGGCATCCACGCGGGTGACTTTGCCGTCCTTGGAGAAGGGCACCCATTCGATCATGTCGCCATAGACGTGTTTCCAACCGTCCTGAAACAGGCCTTGTTTGGAGAAGCTGTCTTTGGCATCCAGAATCAGAATCTTGGACTTGGGTTTGTTCTGCTTGAAGTAGTGAGCCACCATGCTGGCGCGCTCGTAGGGGCCAGGCGGGCAGCGGAATGGGTTTTCGGGGGCCACCATAATAAAAGTGCCGCCGTTGGGCATGGCATCGAGCTGGCGTTTGAGCAGCCGGGTTTGCTCACCGGCTTTCCAGGCATGCGGCGCCAACAAGGCGGCGGCCTCGTCATACCCTTCCAGGGTGTTCCAGCGAAAATCAATGCCAGGCGAGAGCAGCAGCTTGTCGTAGGACAGCGTCTGGCCTTTGGACAGGCTCAGGGTTTTGGCCTGGGAGTCCACTGCCGTTGCCCGATCGTGGATCACCTCAATACCCGCTGCACGCAGGTCCTCAAAGCCGTGGCCCTGCTGTTCAAAGCGGCGCAGACCGGCCAGATACAGATTGCTGAATGGGCAGGTGTAGAAGGTGGTGGCCGGTTCGATCAAGGTTACTTTCAGGGATGGATCGCCGCGCTTGAGGTAGCGGGCCGCAGTGGCACCGCCAAAGCCGCCACCGACCACAATCACATGGGCGGAACGGCTGCGTGCATACACCGGCAAGGCACTCAGAGCCAGGCCAGCGGCACTGGTCTTACCGACACGGCTCAGCCATTGGCGACGGGAGGAGTTTACGGGTGTGCTCATGCTTAACGTCCTTGCGCCATGCTGACAGGGGTGGAGGGAAGTGTCGAGAAGTACTGGGCCAGAGCTTGCAGATCCGCATCCTGGTAGCCTTTGACCAGACGGTTCATGATGGTGGTGCCAGCCGGGGGATTGTCAGAGGCAAAGGCACGCAACTGCTCCAGCAAGGCGGCCTGGGGACGGCCTGCCAGCGAGGGAATGATGGTGGTGGAACGTCCATCCGGGCCGTGACAGTTCGCACAGGAGCTGGCTACGGTCTTGATATCCAGCGTGGAACTGGCCCAGGCCGGTGCCGCGGCACTGCTGGCCGCCAGCAAGGCGGGGGCGAAAAGGAGACGACCTACCAGAGAGAGGGACATGGGCATTCTTCTTGTCAATGTGCTTCGTTGCAGGAAAAGACGCTCAGCGTAGCATTCTCCTTACGCCCACTTTGTATGACTATATAGAACGCTGTTATGAGTTCAGCGCCCAATAGGGGCGCCGAGATGGGGGTAGGGAGTCTGATGGGAACCGAGCAATAATCAGTCGCTGATGCTCAGCTCGGTCTGGCCGGTGATGACAGCGCCCTGGTCGTCCGTCCAGCTCATCTCCAGAACCCCTGAGCGTCGTGCGACAAAAGTAAATTCAAGGTAGGGGTTTTGGGAAATGGCGGTTTCCGGTTGCCAATTGAACAAGAGTTCACCGTTAAAGGTGGCCTTGAATTCGTGGATGATGTTGCGTGGCACAACCTGACCTTCTTTGTTCAGGCGCAGGCCGCTTTCCATGCGGTGTTCTACCAGCGCACGCACGCGCACGATCTCGCCTGTCTTGGGCGTGGCGTTGCTGATCCAGATACGGGGTTTACTCATGAGGGGCTCTTGTTTACATGCCGCAGCCGCCAGCGGTCACGGTGATGTGATGCTGGGCGCTCAGAACGCGGCCATCGCTCAACCGTGCCAGGGCACGGATGGTTTGGGTTTCAATCAGACGCAGGCGCACGGCGACTTCCGTTGTACCTGCCAGGGCGGTAAAGCGAAAGCGGCAGGCCAGGGGGTGTGGGTTGCCCTGGGCCAGAATGATCAGCTCCTGGCAGTACAGCTCGTCATTGACGGGTAGGTCCAGCACGACCTTGACGGGCACTGCGGCGGGGTTGTCTCCAAGGGCGGGCATGTCCAGTTTCAAGCCTTTTTCCTCAGGGGTCGCGCCGTTCAGGAACTCGTTCACCACCGCCTGGACCTGGGCGGCGGTGGCCGGCTTGAGCAATTGATCAAAAGCGACTTGTGCATGCAGATTGACGGGCAGCCAGGCGGCGCCCAGTCCGGCCGCACTGCCCAGCAACAGCTGGCGACGACGCACGAAACGGGAGGGAAGTTTAGAGGAAGTCATTGAAACGGCTCTGGATCCACTGAAAATCTTCTTGAACAAGGTCGGGGGT
This genomic interval from Alcaligenes ammonioxydans contains the following:
- the soxZ gene encoding thiosulfate oxidation carrier complex protein SoxZ, with the translated sequence MSKPRIWISNATPKTGEIVRVRALVEHRMESGLRLNKEGQVVPRNIIHEFKATFNGELLFNWQPETAISQNPYLEFTFVARRSGVLEMSWTDDQGAVITGQTELSISD
- a CDS encoding thiosulfate oxidation carrier protein SoxY, yielding MTSSKLPSRFVRRRQLLLGSAAGLGAAWLPVNLHAQVAFDQLLKPATAAQVQAVVNEFLNGATPEEKGLKLDMPALGDNPAAVPVKVVLDLPVNDELYCQELIILAQGNPHPLACRFRFTALAGTTEVAVRLRLIETQTIRALARLSDGRVLSAQHHITVTAGGCGM
- a CDS encoding NAD(P)/FAD-dependent oxidoreductase, coding for MSTPVNSSRRQWLSRVGKTSAAGLALSALPVYARSRSAHVIVVGGGFGGATAARYLKRGDPSLKVTLIEPATTFYTCPFSNLYLAGLRRFEQQGHGFEDLRAAGIEVIHDRATAVDSQAKTLSLSKGQTLSYDKLLLSPGIDFRWNTLEGYDEAAALLAPHAWKAGEQTRLLKRQLDAMPNGGTFIMVAPENPFRCPPGPYERASMVAHYFKQNKPKSKILILDAKDSFSKQGLFQDGWKHVYGDMIEWVPFSKDGKVTRVDAAKLSVETEFGEIHKADVLNVIPPQKAGTIAEQAGVTNASGWVPIDPHTFESEQVKDIYVVGDATIASPMPKSGFSANTQAKLAAAAIINALNGKPVPQATLSNTCYSLIAPDYGISVGHLYAFADDKLAEASGGVSPKEASPAFRKQEAQYGEAWYAAISRDIWGTQG
- a CDS encoding c-type cytochrome — protein: MSLSLVGRLLFAPALLAASSAAAPAWASSTLDIKTVASSCANCHGPDGRSTTIIPSLAGRPQAALLEQLRAFASDNPPAGTTIMNRLVKGYQDADLQALAQYFSTLPSTPVSMAQGR